The Limnochordia bacterium nucleotide sequence ACAATCCCTCCGCAGAATTTCGACTCAACCTCTTTTTTCGCTGATCGCTGGAAATATCCTTCCTGAAAACTAGCCTTTATCTGTCGGTAGGACAATCCATTTGGCGTGTCCCGTTACTGGATCTAGCCTACCGTAATCAAAGCAGATGATCTCATCCCGCTTTTTCGGGCAAACGAAATGGGCATCCTGCGACAAAGACGACACCCCATAGTGAAACTGTTCTGTCCTGATCCTTTTGCTGATCTCCCGGGGCGAAAAACCAACCAGATAGGGAAATTGCTGCTCTAGAAATCCTTCAGAGGCGAAAAGATCACGATAGAGGGCACGGCATTCCTTGGACCCATAGGGGGATAAGCTAGCGGGCAACCCGCTTTTGGATTCACTAAGGAGGAAATCAAACTTCAAAAGTTCCACGGTGACCTCTTGCCAATCCGGTCGCCTGCTCTGCAAAAAGTCAAAGAAGATATCATATAGCTTGCGGAGCTTGTGCCCAATACGGAAGTACCCCAAACTACGCCAATACTCGGCAAAATCCTGGAGGAACCTAAAGGCAGAACCCCACAAAGATGCCGCCAGCTTTAAGCTATGGGAGAATCTTTTTGAGTTATAGTAAAGCTCCACTAGCTGTTCCACATCCTTGACTACCAATAGATCCCCATAGCTCATCTCGTTACTGTGCAACACCTCATAGGGTGGAAACCCCGTATATATACAGTCGATCTCCGCGGAGTTCTCACGCATATGCGATCCGGGTAGGAGTTTGAGGAACCCCACCTGAATCCGATGGGGACCCACTGCAAATACATCGTCGAAGGATTGACCAAAACTGCGTAGATCCTCATGGGGAAGTCCTGCAATTAAGTCCACATGTAAGTGGATATTACCAGCCTTTGACAATCGGCTAATGGCAACAAGGGACTTCTCTATGGACATGTTCCTTTGGATTGCCTTTATAGTTCGGGGATTTGTGGATTGGATTCCGATCTCAAACTGAATGAGTCCCGGTGGCATCTTTCGTAGAAAATCCAAGTCCGCCTCCCCCAAAAGATCGGGACGGATCTCAAAATGAAAGGCTGTGTTCTGACTATGTTCCGCCACAAACTGCCAGATCTCCAATGCCCGTTCCTTGGGCCAGTTAAAGGAACGGTCAATCATCTTCACTTGGGGCACTCCGGCATCAATTAGCCGCTTAATGTCCTTTTTCACCCGCTCCATGGAGAAAAAGCGCACCGTCCTACTCACCGACGACAGGCAATAACTACACCCATAGGGACAACCACGACTGGTCTCCAGATATACCAGTTTATTCTCCAAGCCCCCTACCCCATCTTCGTAGGGAGAGGGAATTGTATCTAGGTCAGCAATCTCTTGATAGCCCTCGTTTAGTCGAATCTTGCCATTAGATCGCCAATACAGACCAGGGATCTGGGATAGATCATCCTCTTCTTTGGC carries:
- a CDS encoding B12-binding domain-containing radical SAM protein — protein: MNIILASVNAKYIHSGLAIRYLAGYCREDFPEIKLMEYHINEPIDAIVSEIYRSKPKVLGLSCYIWNVEYVPKIVDTLGMLLPELIVILGGPEASFSGETLLAQHSAIDYVIAGEGEYAFLALLKAIAKEEDDLSQIPGLYWRSNGKIRLNEGYQEIADLDTIPSPYEDGVGGLENKLVYLETSRGCPYGCSYCLSSVSRTVRFFSMERVKKDIKRLIDAGVPQVKMIDRSFNWPKERALEIWQFVAEHSQNTAFHFEIRPDLLGEADLDFLRKMPPGLIQFEIGIQSTNPRTIKAIQRNMSIEKSLVAISRLSKAGNIHLHVDLIAGLPHEDLRSFGQSFDDVFAVGPHRIQVGFLKLLPGSHMRENSAEIDCIYTGFPPYEVLHSNEMSYGDLLVVKDVEQLVELYYNSKRFSHSLKLAASLWGSAFRFLQDFAEYWRSLGYFRIGHKLRKLYDIFFDFLQSRRPDWQEVTVELLKFDFLLSESKSGLPASLSPYGSKECRALYRDLFASEGFLEQQFPYLVGFSPREISKRIRTEQFHYGVSSLSQDAHFVCPKKRDEIICFDYGRLDPVTGHAKWIVLPTDKG